A part of Variovorax sp. HW608 genomic DNA contains:
- a CDS encoding NAD-dependent succinate-semialdehyde dehydrogenase, protein MHLTLSKPGLMRTGNFIAGQWHEAAEGTALVVTNPANNEPIARVPDSGAAAARAAVDAAHAAFPAWKKTPAKVRAQCLKRWNDLVLSHQEDLGRLISREQGKPLAEGIGEVAYAASYIEWFAEEATRANGDIIPAPVPGRRMFALREPVGVVAAVTPWNFPAAMIARKIAPALAAGCTVVCKPAEDTPLTSLALVALAAEAGVPPGVLNIVTASRERTPEVVDVWLADARVRKITFTGSTPVGKHLARRSADTLKKLSLELGGNAPFIVFEDADIKAAVDGLMAAKFRNGGQTCVCPNRVFVHDAVYASFSDLLVRRVAELRVGPASDEASQIGPMINARAVEKIERHVQDAVSRGAGVLTGGKRLPALGDNYYAPTVLADVDATMACASEETFGPVAPLTRFGDEAEVIAQANDTPFGLAAYFYSRDVRRIWRVADALESGIVGINEGAISAEAAPFGGVKDSGYGREGSAHGLDDYLHTKYLCQGQLD, encoded by the coding sequence ATGCACTTGACTCTCTCGAAACCCGGTCTGATGCGCACGGGCAACTTCATCGCCGGCCAGTGGCATGAAGCCGCCGAGGGCACGGCGCTCGTCGTCACCAATCCCGCCAACAACGAGCCGATCGCGCGCGTGCCCGACTCCGGCGCCGCCGCCGCTCGGGCCGCCGTCGATGCTGCACATGCGGCCTTCCCGGCCTGGAAGAAGACGCCTGCCAAGGTCCGTGCGCAATGCCTCAAGCGCTGGAACGACCTCGTGCTGTCGCATCAGGAAGACCTGGGCCGCCTCATCTCGCGTGAACAGGGAAAGCCACTGGCCGAAGGCATCGGCGAAGTCGCGTATGCGGCCAGCTACATCGAATGGTTCGCCGAAGAGGCGACACGTGCCAACGGCGACATCATTCCCGCGCCCGTGCCTGGACGACGGATGTTCGCGCTGCGCGAGCCGGTGGGCGTCGTGGCGGCGGTGACGCCCTGGAACTTTCCGGCCGCGATGATCGCCCGCAAGATCGCGCCCGCGCTCGCGGCGGGCTGCACGGTCGTCTGCAAGCCGGCCGAAGATACGCCGCTGACTTCGCTCGCCCTGGTCGCGCTGGCCGCCGAAGCGGGCGTGCCGCCGGGCGTGCTCAACATCGTGACCGCATCGCGCGAGCGGACACCCGAGGTGGTCGACGTATGGCTCGCGGATGCGCGCGTGCGGAAGATCACCTTCACGGGCTCGACGCCGGTCGGCAAGCATCTCGCACGGCGCTCGGCCGACACGCTCAAGAAACTCTCGCTCGAACTCGGCGGCAACGCGCCCTTCATCGTCTTCGAGGATGCCGACATCAAGGCGGCCGTCGACGGCCTCATGGCCGCGAAGTTTCGCAACGGCGGCCAGACCTGCGTCTGCCCGAACCGCGTGTTCGTGCATGACGCGGTCTACGCATCGTTCTCCGACCTGCTGGTGCGGCGCGTGGCCGAGCTGCGCGTCGGCCCCGCGAGCGACGAGGCCTCGCAGATCGGGCCGATGATCAACGCCCGCGCGGTCGAGAAGATCGAACGCCATGTCCAGGATGCCGTCTCGCGCGGCGCCGGCGTGCTTACCGGCGGCAAACGGCTGCCGGCGCTCGGCGACAACTACTACGCGCCGACCGTCCTGGCCGATGTCGACGCCACGATGGCCTGCGCCTCAGAGGAAACCTTCGGTCCTGTCGCGCCACTCACGCGCTTTGGCGACGAAGCCGAAGTCATCGCACAGGCCAACGACACGCCCTTCGGGCTCGCCGCCTATTTCTATTCGCGCGACGTGCGCCGCATCTGGCGCGTGGCGGACGCCTTAGAAAGCGGCATCGTCGGCATCAACGAAGGGGCCATCTCGGCCGAGGCCGCGCCCTTCGGCGGCGTGAAGGATTCCGGCTACGGCCGTGAAGGCTCGGCGCACGGGCTCGACGACTACCTGCACACCAAGTACCTCTGCCAGGGCCAGCTCGACTGA
- a CDS encoding UxaA family hydrolase produces the protein MNDSPLLRLHPNDNVLVARRAIALGETIAEFAVRARAQIPAGHKIASRAVAAGEQVKKYDTVIGVASRDLQAGDYVHSHNLTLVDSLRDPAFCEDVRPVDFVPEAERATFMGFVRADGQVGTRNFIGLLSSVNCSATVIQRIAAHFTPERLAAFPNVDGVAAFAQTSGCGMSSPSEHFDVLRRTLAGYARHPNLAGVLIVGLGCERNQVDALVDSQGLEQGRLMRTMVMQDVGGTRATIEAGIRAIEEMLPEANAARRTRVGANHLKIGLECGGSDGFSAISANPALGAAMDVLVRHGGTAILSETPEIHGVEFMLTRRAATPEVGQKLLDRLAWWERYAAGQNAQFNGVVGHGNQAGGLANIFEKSLGSAMKGGTTPLRAVYEYAERIDQNGFVFMDSPGYDPVAATGQIASGAQLICFTTGRGSMFGSKPAPTIKLASNTPMYKRLEEDMDINCGVVIDGEASVGELGQRIFEQILRHASGEPTKSEVLGLGDHEFVPWHLGIVS, from the coding sequence ATGAACGACAGCCCCCTGCTTCGCCTGCACCCCAACGACAACGTGCTGGTCGCGCGGCGCGCCATCGCGCTGGGCGAGACCATCGCCGAGTTCGCCGTGCGCGCGCGGGCGCAGATCCCGGCCGGCCACAAGATCGCCTCGCGCGCCGTCGCGGCCGGCGAACAGGTGAAGAAGTACGACACCGTGATCGGCGTCGCATCGCGCGATCTGCAGGCCGGCGACTACGTGCACAGCCACAACCTCACGCTGGTGGACTCCTTGCGCGACCCGGCGTTCTGTGAGGACGTGCGGCCGGTGGACTTCGTGCCCGAGGCCGAGCGCGCGACATTCATGGGCTTCGTGCGCGCGGACGGACAGGTCGGCACACGCAACTTCATCGGCCTCCTGTCGTCGGTCAACTGTTCGGCGACGGTCATCCAGCGCATCGCGGCGCACTTCACCCCCGAGCGACTGGCGGCGTTCCCGAATGTCGACGGCGTCGCCGCCTTCGCTCAGACGAGCGGCTGCGGCATGTCGTCGCCGAGCGAGCACTTCGACGTGCTGCGCCGTACGCTCGCGGGCTATGCGCGCCATCCCAACCTGGCCGGCGTGCTGATCGTCGGGCTCGGCTGCGAGCGCAACCAGGTCGATGCGCTGGTCGATTCGCAAGGCCTCGAACAGGGCCGGCTGATGCGCACGATGGTCATGCAGGATGTCGGCGGCACCCGCGCCACCATCGAGGCCGGGATCCGCGCGATCGAGGAGATGCTGCCCGAAGCGAACGCCGCGCGTCGCACCCGCGTAGGCGCCAACCATCTCAAGATCGGCCTCGAATGCGGCGGCTCCGATGGCTTCTCGGCGATCAGCGCCAACCCCGCACTCGGCGCGGCGATGGATGTGCTGGTGCGCCATGGCGGAACGGCCATCCTGTCGGAAACACCCGAGATCCACGGCGTGGAGTTCATGCTCACGCGACGTGCGGCAACACCCGAGGTCGGCCAGAAGCTGCTCGACCGGCTCGCGTGGTGGGAACGCTATGCCGCCGGCCAGAACGCGCAGTTCAATGGCGTGGTCGGCCATGGAAACCAGGCAGGCGGCCTCGCCAACATCTTCGAGAAGTCGCTCGGCTCGGCCATGAAAGGCGGCACCACGCCGCTGCGTGCGGTCTACGAATACGCCGAGCGCATCGACCAGAACGGTTTCGTCTTCATGGACTCGCCCGGCTACGACCCCGTGGCCGCGACAGGCCAGATCGCGAGCGGTGCCCAGCTCATCTGCTTTACCACCGGACGCGGCTCGATGTTCGGCAGCAAGCCCGCGCCGACCATCAAGCTGGCAAGCAACACGCCCATGTACAAGCGGCTCGAGGAAGACATGGACATCAACTGCGGCGTGGTGATCGACGGTGAGGCCAGCGTCGGCGAACTCGGGCAACGGATCTTCGAGCAAATCCTTCGCCACGCCTCGGGCGAGCCGACCAAGAGCGAAGTGCTCGGACTTGGCGACCACGAGTTCGTGCCCTGGCATCTCGGGATCGTCAGCTGA
- a CDS encoding tripartite tricarboxylate transporter substrate binding protein, which translates to MNDARDPARRQLMLGGIAAATLTLAPARVLAADTYPDRPITFICPWPAGGTADRSMRSICQIAARELGQPIVLENKAGASGMIGTQMLASARPDGYTIGQVPISVTRFAQIGSVKVDPLKDLTYIARTSGQTFGIAVPANSRFKSLGDMVAQAKAKPGAITYAHAGIGGATHVGMEQFAQAAGIQLNAIAYKGGAAALQDVLGGQVDMLADSSSWAPHVEAGKMRLLATWGETRTPRFKDAPTLRELGYDVVVEAPNGIGAPRGLPAAVEQRLRKAFRVAVQSDEFRKVAESIDAPVMYQDGPEYRTYVESVYRQETELIRKLNLKELMAKG; encoded by the coding sequence ATGAACGATGCTCGCGACCCGGCGCGCCGCCAGCTCATGCTCGGCGGCATCGCAGCCGCCACCCTGACCCTCGCGCCGGCCCGCGTCCTGGCCGCGGACACCTATCCGGACCGGCCCATCACCTTCATCTGTCCGTGGCCCGCCGGCGGCACCGCCGACCGCTCTATGCGCAGCATCTGCCAGATCGCGGCTCGCGAGCTGGGGCAACCGATCGTGCTCGAGAACAAGGCCGGCGCCTCGGGAATGATCGGCACCCAGATGCTCGCATCGGCACGGCCCGACGGCTACACCATCGGCCAGGTGCCGATCTCGGTGACCCGCTTCGCGCAGATCGGAAGCGTGAAGGTCGATCCGCTCAAGGACCTGACCTACATCGCCCGCACCTCGGGCCAGACCTTCGGCATCGCAGTACCGGCCAACTCGCGCTTCAAGTCGCTCGGCGACATGGTCGCGCAGGCCAAGGCAAAGCCCGGAGCCATCACCTATGCGCATGCCGGCATCGGCGGCGCGACGCACGTGGGCATGGAGCAGTTCGCCCAGGCGGCGGGCATCCAGCTCAATGCCATCGCCTACAAGGGCGGCGCCGCCGCATTGCAGGACGTGCTCGGCGGCCAGGTCGACATGCTGGCCGACAGCAGCTCGTGGGCGCCGCATGTCGAAGCCGGCAAGATGCGGCTGCTCGCCACCTGGGGCGAGACGCGCACACCGCGCTTCAAGGACGCGCCCACCCTGCGTGAGCTCGGTTACGACGTGGTCGTCGAGGCACCGAACGGCATCGGCGCGCCCAGGGGATTGCCGGCCGCGGTCGAGCAGCGCCTGCGCAAGGCCTTTCGAGTGGCGGTGCAGAGCGACGAGTTCCGAAAGGTGGCGGAAAGCATCGATGCACCCGTGATGTACCAGGATGGCCCCGAGTACCGCACGTATGTCGAATCGGTCTATCGGCAGGAAACCGAACTGATCCGGAAGCTCAACCTGAAGGAGCTGATGGCGAAAGGCTAG